The following nucleotide sequence is from Cucumis melo cultivar AY chromosome 1, USDA_Cmelo_AY_1.0, whole genome shotgun sequence.
attttcataatacaattattaattccTTAAACCAAATATATCTAAACATAAATAACCAAAACCCATAAAAcccaattagatatttttctttggaaaatatctaataaaattCTAATTCCTACAACCAATTATTCCAAAAGTCTAAATAACACCaaaaattccaaaaataaagcttaagataattacaataaaaattaccttaaatttttgggtgttacaatcttccctccttgaGAAACTTTCATCCCCAAAAGTTCTAATCCACAAACAACTCTGGGTACTAGGCTTTCAtttcctcttctctctcccaagTGGCTTCTTCAACTACATGGTTccgccaaagaactttgactAGTGCAATTCCTCGATTACAGAGCATCTTAacctctcttgccaaaatctcaacaggTTGCTCCTCATACGTCAAGTTCTCATTAATTTGCAACGGCTCCAAGTCGACTACATGCATCAGGTCTGCGACATACTTCCTCAGCATAGAGACACGGAATACATCATGAACTGCAAAAAACgctggaggcaacgccaagcggtaagctacTGGGTCAACCTGctcaagtatctcaaatggccctacaaaacgtggacttatcttccccttcttctcgaaccttagaacacccttcataggtgctaccttcagaaaaaccatgtctttcacgtcaaactcgagatccttacgtcgttCATCGGCATAACTCTTTTGTCTGCTCTATgctgtcaacatacgagctctaaccttctgtatggctgcgttggtagtctgaactaactcagggcctAACATTCTCTGCTCACTAACTTCACCCCAACAAACTGGAGATTTGCAATAcctaccatacagagcctcgaacggtgtcgtgccaatggtagcctgataCCTATTATTGTAGGCGAATTCCATCAAGTACAAatgagagtcccaactccctgataATTCCAGTAAACAAGCTCGCAGCATATCCTCCAGAACCTGGTTCAAACGCTTTGTCTGACCATCCATCTGAGGGTGAAAGGTTGTGCTGAAATCCAACCTTGTGCCCAaggcaagttgaagtcctttctagaacttcgatgtgaaatgagcatctctgtcagaaatGATAGATAcaggtactccatgtagtctcactatctcggtcatatatagctgcccccacttactggcaatgtaagtggatttccctggaatAAAGTAAGCTTATTTCGTTAGCCTGTCGACAACGACCCAAATGACTGTATAACCCTTCAGAGTCCTAGACAATCCTATAATGAAGTCTGTCAAAAtgctctcccacttccattctggcacactcaagggttgcaacaaccctgctggcttctgccttggtgccttcacctgctggcataccaagcatctactaacaaaatCTGTCACTTCTCTCATCTTCTttctccaccaatagacacgcttcaagtcttggtacatcttcgtacttccaggatgcatagaaaatggagaactgtgagcccTAGTTAAAAGCTCAGTCTTCACTGCACTATCTGATGGGACACACAAATGCCTCTCAAACATAAGTCCActatcagaggatatggagaactcctCATCTTGTCCTGCTTCTGCCAAGTGATGCTTCTCAATTAAATATGGGTCATTTAGCTGAGCTACAATAATCCTCTACCTGAAGGTTGGCTGTACTGACAACTGAGCTAACTGTGAAGTAACTTCCCCTACTGAAACTGCAATCTCAGCTTTTTCAAAGTCTCTAAGCAAAGAACTTTGCTTGGTGATAAGCGCTGCTGAATGCGACTCCTTCCTACTAAGcacatcagctaccacatttgccttacctgggtgATACATGATTTTGCAGTCATAATCCTTCACTAATTCGAGCCATCTCCACTTCTGCCAACTCTCGGTCATGGGTAAgatagttctgctcatgactcttcaactgacgagaggcataagcaactaccttaccttgctgcttCAAAACACAACTCAGCCCTTTCTTTGAGGCgtcactgtaaatcacaaaacttcCAGATCCATCTGGTACTGTAAGGACTGGCACAGACACAAGCTTCGACTTAAGCTCCTGAAAACTAGTCTCAcaagctgggctccaaacaaatggagtccccttcctggtcaaGGGACTAGCTATACAAGAGAAgccttccacgaacctcctgtaatAACTTGCTAGACCTAGAAAACTACGAACCTCGTTgactgtagacggtcgaggccaactggtaacaacttcaatctttgctGGGTCAATAGAAACTCCATCACTAGATACGATGTGGCCAAGAAAAGAcaccttcttcagccagaactcgCACATAGAGAACTTAGCATATAACTTATTgactcgaagggtctccaaaacctgatGCAAATGCTTCATATGCTCGGCCTTTATCTTGGAGTAAACCAggatatcatcaataaaaactACAACAAAAGTGTCCAAGAAGTTCTGAACACCCTCTTTATCAGGTCCATGAATACAATAAGAGCATAGTCAAGCCAAAGGACATTACAATAAACTCATaatgtccatatctggaacgaaaagCAGTCTTAGGGATGTCACTGTCTCTAATAATCAGCTGGTGGTAGCCTGACCgcagatcaatcttagagaaaacagttactccctgcaactgatcgaacaagtcatcaatcctcGGTAATGGGTAGTAGTTCTTCACTATCACCTTATTCAGCTCTCTGTAATCGATGCAAAGTCGCATCAAACCATCcatcttcttcacgaacaacattagtgctccccaaggtgacacgctagGTCGTATAAATCCCTTGTCCAGTAACTCCTACAACTGAACCTTCAGTTGCTTTAGCTTAGTTGGGACCATTCTATAAGGAGTTCTAGATATAAGAGTAGTGCCTAGCTCTAGCTCGATGGCAAAGTCAATCTCCCTAGAAGGTGGGAGTCCTAGAAGCTCATCAGGGAAGACGTCGAGGTATTCTCTCACCATTAGCTCAGATGACAACAGAACTTTTGGCTCTATAGTGTTTACTACGCTggccaagatactccaagtaaCCCTGGTTTAGTAGCTTACTGGCTTTCAAAGCTGAAATGAATTTGGGTAGGACTACAGTTCCTGCCCCCTTAAACATGAAGCTAGCCATAGAAGGAGGGTTAGAAACTACCTCTTTGTGAGAAaagtctatacttgcatggttggcagacaaccaatccatgcctagaattacatcaaaatctCGCATGTccaacactagcaaggtcacatCTAGCACATGGTTCGCTACCTCTATTTGACATGCTTTTATCTTATCTTCAGACAACATGACTTCTCCCAACGGGGTAGAAACAGATAGTATAATACCCAACGGTTCTACATGTGAACCCATTTGCCGCATAAAAACTAAAGATATGAAAGAATGGGATGGCCTAGAATCAAACAATACAAGTGCGaaatgccccaagattgggagcgtacctgtcactatgGTACCATCTTGCTCGGCCTTCTAACGAGTAGTGGCAAAAGCTCTTCTTTGCTGGAAAGTGGGAGTCTGGTTCGAACTAGTCTCCAGCAGTTTCTGAGGACAATAGTCAGCTGTGTGTCCTGGTTGCTTGCATCTGAAACAAATCCCGCTTCTTGCCAAGCAACAACCTCCATGAACTCTTCCACAGCTACGACAAGGAGGTAGCTCTCTCAACATTCTTCCTGGTACGACAAGTTCCTGACGATCCCGCTGGAAGACACCTTCCGACCTCAAATTTCGCTGCAGTGCTAAAGTTGGCTGCGACTCAGCCTTCCTCTTTTGACCAAGGGTTGACCCTCTGCCAGCAGCCTTGGATGgatcagctctctcatgcagacTCAAGTCCAATGCCAGGCGTAGTGCATTGGTATGGACGGTTGGCCTCAAGGCTCGAACGATACTCTGAAGGTCTAGTCTAAGACCTCTAACGAACTTCTCGGTCCTGGCCTCCTCATCCTTTACTAGATCAAGGGCAAAAAGGGATAGCATATCAAACTTGGCGTCATGCTTCTCCACAGTCATGTTGATCTAGGTTCAGGAATTCTTGTTGCTTAGCGTACTTCACATTGGTGGAGAAGTACTTAGCAtagctctccttgaactgctcccaggttatcttgctgacatctcctcctagcatcctctcagcagtctcccaccaagTGGTACCTCTATCTTCTAGGAAGAAAACTGCGCACTGAACCTTCTGGTCATTAGGGTATTTCATGCACTTAAAGATTTTCTCTATAGAGGTCAACCACATCTGGGCCTTGGTAGGGTTGTCCATAGACCTATCAAAAgttttaggattatacttcctaaagtccctCAGATGTTTAGGCTCTGCTGAGAGCTGGTCTAGCACGATCTGGGGTGCCACTATGGCCTGTgcaggggcggcctgggtctgagcaggggcggcctgaGTCTGCTGGGCAGCATGAAAAGGTGCTAGAGTAGCACTTAGCATGTCCTGGTATCACTGCTCCATCGCGGCAAGACTTGCCTGAGTGACAGGTGCGGTAGGGTTGATTGCCTGCACAGCAGGTTGCACCTCAAGCTGGGTATGTCCAACTCCTCTGCCTTCCCTACTACCTCGACGTGCACCTCTACATGGCgacatttttcctaaattccaCCAGTAGAAACTTCTCACAAAGCAGTCATAACATTTGTactatctatttattttttcaagcaGGGTTATAACCATAACATTAGCAAAGTCTTAACACATACCTgacgagtgacgaaggaccgtatagccataggggtaaaacaaaacaaaacaaagacttacatcataagtcagtctacataACCTAAAACATAGGCTCTAATACTAACTGTAAAGACCCAACCTCTCACACAAAGTAGAGGACTTTActtgaaaggaaaagaaataaggtttatttaaattaaatagaaaataaaataaaattgcaaTTTGTTAATAAATTCATAAATAGAGTTTATGggaataaattaaaacaaaatcctatctcgggccctactagttttaaagggaaaaacaagaaaataagtAAAACAGAAATGGAATGAAAGGATATCAACATTGAAATCTGACACATGACGTAAGCGGAAGGAAATGTGTCCCTGTGGCTCACCATGGTTACTTctggtcattcgccagcttgcctttgctcttacctttacctctgcctctgcctggaaaaataaaaatagaaagagtgagtacaaaatataatcaataagggacccactactagtcccgctagatgcctgttaacttcctattagagtcctgaatagtggtacccctgaactggcatgTTCCCGAAGACGTGCAATCtatgatcccataggaacaagctggtctttggtaaacctaaaggaacacctaagacgatcgggctatGAGTGATCCcatcgaatcactcaaatcatgtctacgCCAATGTCAATGTCATCATAGACTAGTAATCCCATCGGACTACGTAGTCATCAAAAGGTGGTGATCACGAATGACACCCATGtgagtacgactctaataggtaaagctaacatacaccatatccatagcatgcacataacatatcatcatcatatcatatcatatcataacatgttatatcatataaaaaaaacatacgTGATAACATCACCATACTATCAGCTCTAGCCACAAAGTCAACCAGCAGTCATAAATACAGTGTTAGTCTCTGTCTGTAACCTTAAATTATGTATCTATCCATCCTCGGTACATAACCATGCATACATGTGGTCTCCTTAATTAAAGCtcgagggtctagtagtagaatctcttacctagagattagctCGGTCAAATTTTAACAGCAAAacacgctttccaagcaacaaagtcctaaatagttagaaaaCACCAATTAATAACTTGACGGCCAAGGAATTAAAGGTCCAAAAACTCCAGTTGAATCAGCTTACAAAATATCAAGGTTGCAACAATTTCCTTTAACTAGAAAGAGTTCCACAGCCCAAACTCCAATTGGTCCAACCAGTCCTTtaggataaataataatttaatttaatccaaagttaaattatttaggtccaaaaattAACTTAGTGGGGCATACCAAAActcaatcaaaacttaccaaaataggtgaaaaTGACCCAGAAACAGGCTTGTGGCTCACAAAAAGCTTAGCAGCTCGGCTGAGAGGCAGGCACGACTCGCAGAGGGGAGGCGCGGCTTGGCTAGGACTATGTGCGGCTCAGACCCACGCTAGTAACTGGTGCGAGCGGACTCACACTGGTCGGGTTTAGAGCGAATCGACTCGGATTGCTTGCGGCTGACACCCAACGATGACTTGGATTGGGATCTCCAGTCTTTCAAGTTGGGTTTACCTCACagtaattcaaattttaataggCTTGAGTCCTATTCTTTCGGAGGTTTTAAAAACTTTCTATATCGAGTCCTTTCGTGATAGAATCAGCCAAGTTATCGTCAGATCGTGCATAATCCACTATCACTGCACTAGTAGTGAGTAATTCTCTAGTGGTACTGTGCTTATGACGTATCTGTCATCTCTTACCGTTATAGTAACGGTTTTGAACTTTTGCGATAGCTGCAGTACTATCACAATGGATTAGTATGGCTGGTATCGGTCAATCCTGTGTGGGAATCTCTGATAGTAAGGTTCGAAGCCAGCTTTCCTTTTCACTAGCAATAGCTAGTGCTATCATCTCTGACTCCATCCTCCTGCAATATTAAAGATATAGTCACTTGTAGCCTTTGAGTCATTTGAGAGGGAGTTTCAATCAGCATCGCTGTAACCTTCAAGTACAGCGGGAAACTTGTTATAATGTAATCCTAAATTTTGGGTTTTCTTAAGGTATCTCATTATTTTCTCTATTGCATTCCAATGTTCTAGACTGGGTCTGCTGATAAACCTACATAGTAATCCTACGGTGTAAGCTATGTCTGGTCTAGTGCAATCAGCAACATACTTCAAACTACCTATGATACTAGCATACTCGGATTGGTTAACACTGTCACCAGCGTTCTTGAATAATTTCACACTAAAGTCATAAGGTGTACAAGCTGGTTTACTATCGAAGTAGTTGTACTTCTTTAAAATCTTTTCTATGTAATGAGATTGATCTAaggaaattccattttcagttcctgtaattttgatgcctaagaTTACATCAGCTTCACCTAGCTCTTTCATGTCAAAGTTTGTACTCAACAtagattttacatcatttatgacgTGTAAGTTTGATCTAAATGTTAACATGTCATCTACGTATACGCATATGATAAAACATAGCCTACCTTCAGCCTTATAGTAGATACATTTGTCACTTTCATTTACTTTGAATCCTTTTGACATGAGTAAGCTGTCAAACTTTTCGTGCCATTGTTTGGGAGCTTATTTTAGGCTATAGAGGGATTTATCTAGTTTGAAAACTTTGGATTCTTGACCGTGAACTATGAAACCTTCAGGTTGTACTTCGGTCTTCAATGCAAAAAATCGTCCAAGTCCGACAAATAGAGGTGAAAGAAACGAGGCAACAACTTAACAGATTGTTAAAAGGAACAGAGACTGCAAAACAGAAACTAGATTAGTGAAAGCCTGAGTCGCGAAACACACTTTCTTTAAGACGCTTCACATCTCTGCTCTAAATTGTGCAAACAGAATTATGCCTCGTTGTCTCTAGGATAAAAACAACCCTTTTTCGTGAATTATTTTTACACAGAAACTAATTGGAATCGAAACACTAAAAAAAGAACACAgctcgggaaactttgtaagaaatgagaagaatgtttgttgTGTGTTTTGAGAATGAGAGTGAGAGATCTATTTATAGTGTGGGCGGATTACCAATGGTcacaaattaattttgtaaacagtcaatttaatttttaacgGTCAATTTAATTGTTAATGGTCAaacggtcaaaaaattaatttcttaACGTTTAACggtaaaaaaattatttttgtaatgtttaacggtcaaaaaaattaatttataatgaACGTTAAAATGTTTCATAATTCCTTAAAAAGATTTCATCCAAGaaaagatattttcaaatataccaaagtgaattaaaatatttatacaatataaCAAATTTTCTAACCTATCATTCATAGACactaataaatttatataatatttttcagTGTGTCCATCGATACGTATAATttgaaaaaatctaaaattttcaataattttaccGTTAACGATAATTCCTCCTTTGATTACTTGTATACAATTACTTTaaattattcttattttttttaagtttctttattttatatttaattttattatttatcaaaTAATTTAGGGACATTAagtaaacatatatattaaattttgcaTGTTCGATTTCTTAAGTTATGATATAAAGTCCCGTGAATAAAATTTGTGTATCCCAAATAGTTTGAGTACATTAAAATTTCTTAtgttatgtatttttttttacaaaaattgTATTTAGTTTCttagttttaattattttaaataaaaaaaggaaaatatccTTCACAGGGATACTTAATGTACCTAAGTTTGTGGCACTTATTGTAACATGAAGAATTTTCCAGAGAAGATACTTTAATTATTTCATCAACGAGTTTGTATTTTCTTTCGCATGAAGATTTTGTTAGAAATAATATTTTTCTTACTTCATCAATACGGACTTCTCGAGATCCTTGACCAAGAatctttaataattattttattgtacaaaaatctttaaaagtttacttttcctattcatattttaatttatttctcgAGATATCGAATCAAGACGCATTCAAGCAAAGATCTTAATAAATAGATCAAGGTAAGtctttattttcataaatagaTATTTTTATGAAGAATATTTGACTTCTTCAACACCGATTCGAATTATATATGAAGATAAAAGATCATAAAAAAATCTTAATAATTGAATGTGTGTTCAATTACAAAAATAAGGAGAAGCCGATAATCTTCATTTGGCTCAATTATTTAAGTTAGGGAGCTTGGATATATTATTAAAGAAGACTTTAATAATTGCAAGCTTCAAATCAAGGGGAGCTTGATATCTAAGTTTCAATTATTCAAATCAGGGGGAGCCAAAAGGATAAGAGGTTTGAAGAAGGCATTGGTATTTTTATCCTCGTTTTCCTTTAGTTATTTCATCGGTCGTTAACTAAAGTAAAAACTAAAGATTAACGATATATTTTACTTTTATCAACATCTTATAATCATGTTTGAGAATCCTTTTATTTAAACTTTTCATATTAAAAAACCAGCCataaaagaggaaaaaggaTGTATGTCTTAAGATTGAAGAATGAAATAAAGGTAATAAGAGAGGTAttaaaagattgagaaaaaaataaatatgaaaattgaGAACCGGAGAGGTATACGTATACgtataaataaataagagaGATATACGTATCTTTTAGGTTGacatataaattttaaaagtcTAAGAGAGGCATACCAATAAGAAGACacacaataaataataatttagctAAATGGATAATATGGTGAGttgttttgacttttttttttttttttttttttgttaagaaaAAGTAGGCTCATATTTAGCTTTTATATAAGCCATTACTTTAGACATAAGattgtttaaaattttagtGGAGTAATAAAGTGCAAATATAAAAGACCACATGTCTATCAATAATGTGACATAAACATGTGTACCTTTCATTAAGAGATTAGAGGTTTGATCTCTAccaatatataatatttaatattgaaCTAAGAAAGAAACATAGGACATGTTTAGTTGCATTGtcgtttattatttattatttattatctcacttttttttttctattttccaatttttttatttaaagataAATTACAAAATCAAACCTTTTAGAATGTGtcaaattttctaattttatatcTACGATGTTTCTAAACTTAAATAtctaataattattaaattttaattttcaatccAATAAACATTCATGTCATCTTGGACAAGTAAGAAAAACTAATTGATATATAGtacataaatttttttttttcataatgaCCCTAAGCATCTAATTATTTGGTCTTGATATAGGTCACACACATATGAGGAAAACTTAATTGAAACGTCATGAACCAAAGTAAGATAAAAACATAAAAGTCTATGGATTAAAATGTAAACTCGTAATGTTATCTATTTCAAAGGTCAAAGTTCTAATTTTATTAATCTTTTTAACTTATGAAAAATATAGTTCATATTTctatttattgtttaaatttgtaaaaattctattgttattgttattactaGTTAAATTTGGATTACCAAGTGATTTATtgataaaaaatcaaaattatcgaaggatttatgattttaaaaaaattataacgcAATAATTGTGACTTTTGTAGTTGCAAAATATATATAGACTTTTGCAAGGTAATTAAATATatgcttatttatttatttattttggggGGACAAATTTTTGATAGCCAGCTAGCTTATTACAATTATATGaggaataaaataaatatattctTACTTTGATGCCTTTCCATGATGTTAACCTTTATGGACCAATTTCCTTTTTCACTCACTCTccaattgttcttttttttttttttttttttttttctttcctccaATAAAAAAGGCCCTAATTTGTAAGAAATCGATACTGGTGAAATTCCATTAAAATTTCTCATTCAACATGGAACCATCTTTGAATAGTCTAATATGTAAACTAAATATAACATCAACTCTTATTTTGActctttttggtttttttaaaaaagtgaaatttatttgaaaacCCAATGCACTATCAAACTTCAAACATTTATTTAACCTATAAAAACGTAcaagtaaataaatataaagtATGTTGATATCCAAGTTAATGTAGTTTGAATTAAAATAACAatgatgaaaatttaaaattaaatcaaacaaaaaactGATAGGAAAGTGTGGAAATTGAAATCGGTGGATCTCAACGTCGGAGtttaagagagagaaaaggagTATAAAAAATTGGGATCCAGTAGGAAACGGACATCTAAAAGCATGAGGGAAAAAAGGGCATTGTATTTAGACCACTTAAAAGGTTTGGATTTGGTCCAATAATCTCTTTCTAGGGTTTGGTCATTTTGAGTTTGTGTGGTCTCCAATAGCACAATGGTTGTGTGAGTGAGTGACAAGTCATATCATGCCATGGACTTTTGGTGCTTTCAACCTTTTTAAAGACACCAATTTTACTTCTCCACGTACCCCATGCTCTATCGCTCCATTTCCCtatcattattttttcaacttctaaatttttcttttctatctttttccgttttatatttcattttctttttaagaaaagaaaaaaagaacatgtTACTTTTTCAATGTCAAATTCTTTtgtaatatataatatttatatattacaTGAATACtcaaacatatatatacatcCACTTCCATAAAATCATCTcttattactttattttattcacATGTTTCTTTCTATAGTTTTTTTCCACCTTTGTTGAAgtctaaaagaagaaaataaaagaggctatataaaattaatatagtcataatatttaattaacataATTGTTAATTTGACCGCCATTCATTTATTAAGTATGATGAGTCAATGTTTTAtagtgattaaaaaaaaaaaaaaaaaaaacaagagtCTAAAGGGTATTATATGGTAAAAAGGAGAGACTTTTCTTTTCATGGTAGTGGGGATGACAAAAAGTCCTTAGAAGATAGTTAGCAATTCCAAATTCTCCACAAAATTTCTAATGAATTTAATTTGAAGAATGCAAGTTTTTTTGGCATGACACTATATGTGTATTGGGAGTCCACGGCAAGCAAATGagtaaaaaaaacaatttatcaaagaaagaaaaaataatacatAGAATATAATTTATCTAAATCCACTCTAAATCAGAGAGTTAGCTTATTCAAGCATTGAAGCATTCGAGGAAGGAGAGAGATTAGCAATTAACTCTTGACATTCACGCTCACTCAATCACATTATATTCATTTACTCACTCTATATTAAATCTTTCActcataattaaattaaaactcaaGGTTTGAGTAAGTAAACCAAAGTGAAGGGTAAACATAATTGAACTTAATGATATAATTAAGATGTATTAAGGAGGGAAGTGAGTCATCTAATCAATAATATGAGATTTGAGAATTATTATAGACTTTGTAAATAAATTGTAAATACAGTTTCTTTTTGGTTAATTGTTATAACTACTTGGTTATTTGTATACATCAAACCCTATATAAGGAGTTTCTATATAAAGTATTCAAGTATGTGGAGTTGTTTCCCTTGATGAAATGTAACTCCCATTATTCAATTATAACCCTAACCATCTCATATATAAATTAAGGAATTGAAAATAGAGAGCAACAAGCTCATaagtaatatttaaattaaaattctcTAAGACAAGGCTTTTGGGAATATTTTGTGTTCCTTCAAAGACAAAAATATGCTCATGACTTAATTCTAATAACATGAATTCTAAAAGTGAGGTGTCAAAGTGGAACCAAAGTGGGCTTTGGTCAAAAGCTTTCTAAAAACACCACCCACTTCTATGAATGTTTTTCTCCTAAAATATATGAATAGGGAACACAGTGTGGCAAATCAAGACTACTTTCATTAGATTATGGTGCATTTGGAAAAATGTTGAAGAGGATAAgttttctttcttattattcTATTGAAAATATGTGGGAATATGGAAATAAGATAGCATGCCaaaatgcaaaaagaaaaaccacaatattACATGTGAATTGGATATTTCGAAATATGTTAAATTACTGAATAGGGCGTCTCAACAATGAAAGTAGACTATATTTGTgtagataaaaagaaaaattatatctCTTTTTAATAAACTCAAACTcatttttcatattaattacATTATTCTAACTCTGCATATCAGGTAGTTTAAACTTTTGACTTCTCATTGTTTTTCTATTCACCTTggttgtttttattatttaaaggAGCCTTATGTTCCTTCATTTTGCAAGTtgatattttttctttctaaattatataaatttatttctaCGTAAAGGTTGGGTGAGATTTTTCTAGTCTGTTAGATGTTGAGATCTGTAACGCCCCAATGATCTTGTATCCATTtttcttagtatttttttttttattttattttatttatttatttataattaaataatggaacttatatcatt
It contains:
- the LOC103500445 gene encoding uncharacterized protein LOC103500445, translating into MVREYLDVFPDELLGLPPSREIDFAIELELGTTLISRTPYRMVPTKLKQLKIKAEHMKHLHQVLETLRVNKLYAKFSMCEFWLKKVSFLGHIVSSDGVSIDPAKIEVVTSWPRPSTVNEVRSFLGLASYYRRFVEGFSCIASPLTRKGTPFVWSPACETSFQELKSKLVSVPVLTVPDGSGSFVIYSDASKKGLSCVLKQQGKANVVADVLSRKESHSAALITKQSSLLRDFEKAEIAVSVGEVTSQLAQLSVQPTFRLDFSTTFHPQMDGQTKRLNQVLEDMLRACLLELSGSWDSHLYLMEFAYNNRYQATIGTTPFEALYGRYCKSPVCWGEVDPVAYRLALPPAFFAVHDVFRVSMLRKYVADLMHVVDLEPLQINENLTYEEQPVEILAREVKMLCNRGIALVKVLWRNHVVEEATWEREEEMKA